A genomic segment from Gilvibacter sp. SZ-19 encodes:
- the gldI gene encoding gliding motility-associated peptidyl-prolyl isomerase GldI translates to MPKPLVFLFVLLLMGSCAQPEARRPVSQNSGSFVNASVSRNQELVAQQEAAIKAVIAKDTTATFTASENGFWYTKTVVDSTATYLPQFGDQLTFDYQIEDIYGNVIYPKQQISPRTYAMDQQELISGLRQGLKLMHQGESMILFLPSYTAFGYYGDDNKIGINYPLKVKVDLLSIDPQNKNESNN, encoded by the coding sequence ATGCCTAAGCCCCTAGTTTTTCTGTTTGTATTACTACTGATGGGATCTTGTGCTCAACCCGAAGCGCGTAGACCGGTAAGCCAGAACTCTGGCAGCTTTGTAAACGCCTCCGTAAGTCGAAATCAAGAGCTGGTGGCTCAACAAGAGGCCGCAATAAAAGCGGTGATCGCCAAAGACACCACCGCAACCTTTACAGCTTCTGAAAACGGCTTTTGGTATACCAAGACCGTTGTAGATTCTACCGCGACCTATTTACCGCAGTTTGGAGACCAACTCACTTTTGACTACCAAATAGAAGATATTTACGGCAATGTTATCTATCCGAAGCAACAAATAAGCCCAAGAACTTACGCCATGGACCAACAGGAATTGATAAGTGGGCTGCGTCAAGGCTTAAAATTGATGCATCAGGGCGAATCAATGATATTATTCTTACCCTCATACACCGCCTTTGGCTACTATGGGGACGACAACAAAATAGGGATCAATTATCCGCTAAAGGTCAAAGTAGACCTCTTGAGCATCGATCCTCAAAATAAAAATGAATCCAATAATTAA
- a CDS encoding DNA replication/repair protein RecF, which yields MILTDLSLVNYKNFESQSFSFDHKINCMVGNNGVGKTTVLDAVYHLAYGKSYFNPISSQSIRHGADFFVIDGNFTHNEQPQRILISNKKGQKKVIKRNGKAYERFSDHIGLIPVVIISPADRDLITEGSDVRRKFMDGVLSLNDPAYLQNLLDYNKVLSQRNSLLKYFALNNTYNEDTLGVYNEQLDQLGTPLHKRREEFIAQFTPIFNTRYQEISGGHEAVSLNYKSQLQEMPLMELFAQNLNKDKALQYTSQGIHKDDLNFQIDGHPIKKFGSQGQQKSFLIALKLAQFDFVKDKAEQNPILLLDDIFDKLDESRVAQLLQLVKEDNFGQIFISDTHAQRTEAVISSIHQSYKMIAL from the coding sequence ATGATTTTAACCGACTTGTCCTTAGTGAATTACAAGAATTTTGAGAGCCAAAGTTTTAGCTTTGACCACAAGATCAATTGCATGGTGGGCAATAACGGCGTAGGTAAAACCACTGTTTTAGATGCCGTATATCATTTAGCTTATGGCAAAAGCTATTTCAATCCCATTAGTAGTCAGAGTATCAGACACGGGGCCGATTTTTTTGTGATCGATGGGAATTTCACCCATAATGAGCAACCCCAGCGGATACTCATCAGCAATAAAAAAGGGCAGAAAAAGGTCATCAAAAGAAACGGTAAAGCCTATGAGCGCTTTTCGGACCATATTGGGCTAATTCCGGTAGTGATCATCTCGCCCGCAGACCGCGATCTGATAACAGAGGGCAGCGATGTCCGTAGAAAGTTCATGGACGGCGTACTTTCGCTTAACGACCCGGCCTATCTGCAAAACCTATTGGATTACAACAAAGTCTTATCGCAGCGAAATTCCCTGCTGAAGTATTTTGCGCTCAACAACACCTATAACGAAGACACTTTAGGGGTTTACAACGAGCAGTTAGACCAACTCGGTACACCTTTACACAAGAGGCGCGAGGAATTCATAGCACAGTTCACACCTATTTTCAACACGCGCTACCAAGAGATCAGTGGCGGGCACGAAGCCGTGAGTCTCAATTACAAAAGCCAGCTTCAAGAGATGCCCCTTATGGAGCTTTTTGCCCAAAACCTGAACAAAGACAAGGCGCTGCAATACACCAGTCAAGGTATTCATAAAGACGACCTGAATTTTCAAATAGACGGTCACCCGATCAAGAAATTTGGCTCTCAAGGCCAGCAGAAATCATTCTTGATCGCACTAAAGCTGGCCCAATTCGACTTTGTAAAGGACAAGGCCGAGCAAAACCCTATTTTGTTACTAGACGATATCTTTGACAAACTCGATGAGTCTCGGGTTGCCCAACTCTTGCAGTTGGTCAAGGAGGACAATTTTGGGCAGATCTTTATTAGCGACACACATGCCCAGCGCACAGAAGCTGTTATTAGCAGTATTCACCAATCTTATAAAATGATCGCCTTATGA
- a CDS encoding DUF721 domain-containing protein, which yields MNKRNREHISLGDALKEFLGQGKLKRGMDQINVRDCWNKMMGPAIAGYTQDIRLESGTLYIRLSSSVLREELSYGKQKIISMLNEELGTEMIKKLVLR from the coding sequence ATGAACAAGCGCAACAGGGAACATATCAGTCTAGGCGATGCCTTGAAAGAGTTCTTGGGACAAGGAAAACTCAAGCGCGGTATGGACCAGATCAATGTACGCGACTGTTGGAACAAAATGATGGGGCCAGCCATTGCGGGCTACACCCAAGATATTCGGTTAGAATCTGGCACACTCTACATACGCCTGAGTTCTTCAGTACTTCGTGAAGAACTGAGTTATGGAAAACAAAAAATCATTTCCATGCTCAATGAAGAATTGGGCACAGAAATGATCAAGAAATTAGTTTTGCGCTAA
- a CDS encoding nucleoside-diphosphate kinase: MRTDRTFTMLKPDAVEKGHIGAILEKITAAGFRIVAMKLTQMTADDAKAFYAIHKERPFFGELVEYMTRGPIVAAILEKENAVADFRTLIGATNPEEAAEGTIRKLYAASIGENAVHGSDSDENAAIEGNFHFAGREQF; the protein is encoded by the coding sequence ATGAGAACAGACAGAACATTTACAATGTTAAAGCCCGATGCCGTAGAAAAAGGACATATCGGAGCCATCTTAGAAAAAATCACTGCTGCTGGTTTTAGAATTGTAGCCATGAAGCTTACGCAAATGACTGCAGACGATGCCAAAGCATTTTACGCTATCCACAAAGAGCGTCCGTTCTTTGGAGAGTTGGTAGAATATATGACGCGCGGTCCTATTGTTGCTGCGATCTTAGAAAAAGAGAACGCTGTTGCCGACTTTAGAACACTAATTGGTGCTACTAATCCGGAGGAAGCTGCAGAAGGAACAATCCGTAAGTTGTATGCTGCTTCTATTGGAGAGAACGCTGTACACGGTAGCGATAGCGACGAGAATGCTGCTATCGAAGGGAACTTCCACTTTGCTGGTAGAGAGCAGTTCTAA
- a CDS encoding bifunctional oligoribonuclease/PAP phosphatase NrnA, whose product MNTAEITELKALLSEPKRIVVIGHKNPDGDAIGSTLGLSTYLKKLGHNVRVIVPNDYPKFLKWMPGNEDILKFETHSDNCGTLLKKAHLVFTLDFNALHRLGPEMEAVLDKLDCPFVMIDHHQQPDDYARFTYSDASMGSTSEMVYHFMKMMGHLQLLDAQIATNLYVGIMTDSGSFRFPATTSTTHRVVADLIDHGAQNSDIHRAVYDNNSENRMQLLGKALNNLRVLPEQRTAYISLSQQELDACDFKKGDTEGFVNYALSIENVVLAAIFIESEKDEIIKISLRSKGDFSVNEVAREHFEGGGHINAAGGKSTRNMADTITYFISILPSYQNALLNA is encoded by the coding sequence ATGAATACTGCCGAAATTACTGAGTTAAAAGCACTCTTAAGCGAGCCCAAGCGGATCGTGGTCATTGGACATAAAAATCCGGATGGAGACGCCATAGGATCTACCTTAGGCCTCAGCACCTATTTGAAAAAACTCGGTCATAACGTACGCGTTATAGTGCCGAACGATTACCCAAAGTTTTTAAAGTGGATGCCCGGAAATGAGGACATCCTCAAGTTCGAGACGCATAGCGACAACTGCGGAACCTTGCTAAAAAAAGCACATTTGGTCTTCACGCTTGATTTTAATGCACTGCATCGATTAGGACCAGAGATGGAAGCAGTACTCGACAAATTGGATTGCCCGTTTGTCATGATAGATCACCATCAGCAACCGGACGATTATGCGCGCTTTACTTACAGTGATGCCAGTATGGGGTCCACTTCGGAAATGGTCTACCATTTTATGAAGATGATGGGTCATTTGCAGCTCTTGGATGCACAAATAGCAACCAATCTTTATGTGGGCATAATGACAGACTCAGGCTCGTTTCGATTTCCAGCAACAACGAGCACGACCCACCGCGTGGTGGCAGACCTGATAGACCACGGCGCACAGAATTCTGATATCCACAGAGCGGTTTACGACAATAACAGCGAGAATCGCATGCAACTCTTGGGCAAAGCTTTGAACAATCTACGCGTCCTACCAGAACAACGTACAGCATACATTAGCCTAAGCCAACAAGAATTAGATGCCTGCGATTTTAAAAAAGGAGATACCGAAGGTTTTGTCAATTACGCACTATCTATAGAGAATGTTGTACTAGCAGCGATATTTATTGAAAGTGAAAAAGATGAGATCATTAAGATATCGCTGAGAAGTAAGGGTGATTTCTCTGTCAATGAAGTGGCACGCGAACACTTTGAAGGTGGCGGACACATCAATGCTGCCGGCGGAAAATCAACTCGAAATATGGCCGATACCATAACGTATTTTATTAGTATCTTGCCCTCCTACCAAAATGCCCTTTTAAATGCCTAA
- a CDS encoding alkaline phosphatase D family protein, which yields MMRQFLVFALGIMVLVSCKNAKEQSSDQNPSAAINDTLTFVFASCNDQEREQPLWDPIISHKPALFVWGGDNIYSDTRDSSKMRADYEKQFKQPGYAKLRQQTKVIGTWDDHDYGENDAGAQYPMKIKASELFWDFLELPKTDSLRDQPGVFHTYVYQTEQGSVKFIMLDTRYYRDPLLKSDDPDKRYTPWPADHDGWFLGPLQWVWLENQLQDTAHDFTFIVSSVQFLNNADHGWEKWGNFPAEHQKMYEVLQGAKSKNIILLSGDRHHAEMSKDDNAGLGYPLLDFTSSGLTHTFPGSPLEPNEYRWGEGTKAINFGVIKVHQASKTIVFEIRGRDNVLIESFTQQYSE from the coding sequence ATGATGCGTCAATTTTTAGTTTTTGCCCTAGGGATTATGGTTCTTGTTAGCTGCAAGAATGCCAAAGAGCAAAGTTCAGATCAAAATCCATCCGCAGCAATCAATGACACCCTAACCTTTGTTTTTGCCAGTTGTAATGACCAAGAGCGAGAACAACCGCTATGGGATCCCATAATAAGTCACAAACCGGCCTTGTTCGTTTGGGGAGGCGATAATATTTATAGCGACACCCGAGACAGTTCTAAAATGCGTGCAGATTACGAGAAACAATTCAAGCAGCCCGGATACGCCAAATTAAGACAGCAAACAAAGGTTATAGGTACTTGGGACGACCACGATTACGGTGAGAACGATGCCGGCGCACAATACCCGATGAAGATCAAAGCGAGCGAACTCTTTTGGGATTTTCTCGAACTGCCCAAAACCGACAGTTTGCGCGATCAACCCGGAGTTTTTCATACTTATGTGTACCAAACAGAGCAGGGGTCGGTTAAATTCATAATGTTAGATACTCGTTATTATCGTGATCCGCTTTTAAAAAGTGATGATCCTGACAAACGCTATACGCCTTGGCCGGCAGACCATGATGGTTGGTTCTTGGGGCCGCTACAATGGGTTTGGCTAGAAAACCAACTTCAGGATACCGCACACGATTTTACCTTTATTGTTAGCAGTGTGCAATTCTTGAACAATGCCGATCACGGCTGGGAGAAATGGGGTAATTTTCCGGCAGAGCACCAAAAGATGTATGAGGTCTTACAAGGAGCTAAATCCAAGAATATCATTCTACTCTCCGGAGATCGTCATCATGCAGAAATGTCTAAGGACGATAATGCCGGTCTGGGATATCCGCTGCTCGATTTCACCTCCAGTGGCTTGACACATACCTTTCCGGGATCGCCTTTGGAGCCTAATGAGTATCGCTGGGGCGAAGGCACAAAGGCCATTAATTTTGGAGTGATCAAGGTGCACCAAGCTTCTAAAACAATAGTTTTTGAGATCCGAGGACGCGACAATGTACTCATAGAAAGCTTTACGCAGCAGTATTCGGAATAG
- a CDS encoding lipocalin family protein: MKQLLAVFTLVILSSCQAEFDGDLSPLQGYWQIEEVTANGQLIKAYQTNLVVDYFELQNDTAGLRKKLAPKLDGTYASTKNSERFVLIDSAKTYYLQYSTPYAKWQEKIISITPEQLILEDTAGTRYQYKPHQANNILINY; this comes from the coding sequence ATGAAGCAGCTATTAGCAGTTTTTACCCTAGTCATACTGAGCAGTTGCCAGGCTGAATTCGATGGAGACCTGAGCCCACTGCAAGGCTATTGGCAGATCGAAGAGGTAACTGCAAACGGACAGCTTATCAAGGCGTATCAGACCAATTTGGTGGTCGACTATTTTGAATTGCAAAACGATACAGCGGGTCTTAGAAAGAAATTGGCGCCAAAACTAGACGGCACCTATGCCAGCACCAAGAACAGCGAGCGTTTTGTACTTATAGACTCCGCAAAAACCTACTATTTGCAATACAGTACACCTTATGCGAAGTGGCAAGAAAAAATCATTAGCATCACGCCAGAACAACTTATCTTAGAAGATACTGCGGGAACCCGATACCAATACAAGCCGCACCAAGCCAACAACATTCTTATCAACTACTAA